In a genomic window of Acidobacteriota bacterium:
- a CDS encoding lysophospholipid acyltransferase family protein, producing MALATLTGNVYLFLGSAVMGVAAAVASWFPGRDWAGVQARLWARGLLRSSGVRLELRYAGGSHRVWREAIGDRPVVYMANHRSLYDIGALLATLDLPVRFLAKRSLFRLPFFGWGLRAAGFVPVDREDRSRAGETFAAATERLASGVSLVVFPEETRSSGPRMRPFQRGGFLLALKGRALVAPVGIRGTGRIRRKGALTVRPQVVELSFGEVVDPAAVGVRGRRSFMLDVERQVGRLAGLRTASDTGETDG from the coding sequence GTGGCGCTGGCCACCCTGACCGGGAACGTCTACCTGTTTCTGGGCAGCGCCGTGATGGGTGTCGCCGCGGCCGTCGCCTCCTGGTTCCCGGGCCGTGACTGGGCCGGAGTCCAGGCTCGTCTCTGGGCTCGGGGGTTGCTCCGGTCGAGCGGTGTCCGGCTCGAACTCCGCTACGCGGGGGGCAGCCACAGGGTCTGGCGGGAGGCCATCGGGGACCGACCCGTGGTCTACATGGCGAACCACCGGAGCCTGTACGACATCGGGGCCCTGCTGGCGACACTGGACCTGCCGGTCCGCTTCCTGGCCAAGCGCAGCCTGTTCCGTTTGCCGTTCTTCGGCTGGGGTCTCAGGGCGGCCGGTTTCGTCCCGGTGGACCGGGAGGACCGGAGTCGGGCCGGCGAGACGTTCGCGGCCGCCACGGAACGGTTGGCGTCCGGTGTGTCACTGGTCGTGTTCCCGGAAGAGACGCGCAGCTCCGGGCCGCGGATGAGGCCGTTTCAGCGGGGCGGGTTCCTGCTCGCGCTGAAGGGGCGAGCTCTGGTGGCGCCGGTGGGCATTCGCGGTACCGGCCGCATCCGGCGAAAGGGCGCTCTGACGGTCCGGCCTCAGGTCGTCGAGCTGTCCTTCGGCGAGGTCGTCGACCCGGCCGCCGTCGGGGTGCGGGGACGGCGGTCGTTCATGCTCGATGTGGAGCGGCAGGTGGGCCGGCTGGCGGGCCTCCGGACCGCCTCGGACACGGGAGAAACGGATGGCTGA
- a CDS encoding Mrp/NBP35 family ATP-binding protein: MAEAIESRVRECLRTVTFPGMKRDIVSFGFVQRVAVTGGDVVVDLRVPTRDPEAATEIRRRIVDAVGNLDGVSGVQVSLEVATAPAPATARDPSLLPGVSHVVAVASGKGGVGKSTVATNLSAAMAALGLRVGLLDADIYGPSIPLMFGINRRPEIVNGKIQPFERHGVRVMSLGFLLDPDTPVIWRGPMVMKALGQLLGDVDWGRLDYLLLDLPPGTGDAALTLSQKLPLSGAVIVSTPQDVALIDARKGLAMFRKVEVPVLGMVENMSTFVCPHCGETTDVFKRGGVERTAELLDCEVLGAIPLDGALVRGSDDGLPIVVSDAGGSHAAIFRGIAAAVERRLLEVASERPTLTIV; this comes from the coding sequence ATGGCTGAAGCGATCGAGAGCAGGGTGCGGGAGTGCCTCCGGACCGTGACCTTCCCGGGGATGAAACGCGACATCGTGTCGTTCGGTTTCGTGCAGCGGGTCGCGGTCACCGGCGGCGACGTGGTCGTGGATCTGCGGGTGCCGACGCGGGACCCGGAGGCCGCCACGGAGATCAGACGGCGCATCGTCGATGCCGTGGGGAACCTCGACGGCGTATCCGGCGTCCAGGTCTCGCTCGAGGTGGCCACCGCGCCGGCGCCGGCAACGGCTCGTGACCCCTCGCTGCTGCCGGGGGTGTCCCATGTGGTCGCGGTGGCCAGCGGCAAGGGAGGCGTGGGCAAGTCGACGGTGGCGACCAACCTGAGCGCCGCGATGGCGGCTCTGGGCCTGCGGGTCGGGCTGCTCGACGCGGACATCTACGGTCCGTCCATCCCCCTGATGTTCGGCATCAACCGCCGCCCGGAGATCGTGAACGGGAAGATCCAGCCCTTCGAGCGCCACGGCGTGCGCGTCATGTCGCTCGGGTTCCTTCTCGATCCGGACACGCCCGTGATCTGGCGGGGCCCCATGGTGATGAAGGCGCTGGGCCAGTTGCTCGGCGACGTGGACTGGGGCCGGCTCGACTACCTGCTGCTCGACCTGCCGCCCGGCACCGGAGACGCGGCGCTGACACTGTCGCAGAAGTTGCCCCTGTCCGGCGCGGTCATCGTCTCGACGCCGCAGGACGTCGCGCTGATCGATGCCCGCAAGGGGCTCGCCATGTTCCGCAAGGTCGAGGTGCCGGTGCTGGGGATGGTCGAGAACATGTCGACGTTCGTCTGCCCTCACTGCGGCGAGACGACGGACGTCTTCAAACGCGGCGGCGTCGAGCGGACGGCCGAGTTGCTCGACTGCGAGGTTCTTGGAGCGATTCCGTTGGACGGCGCACTGGTCCGGGGCAGCGACGACGGGTTGCCGATCGTGGTCTCCGACGCCGGCGGCTCCCACGCGGCGATCTTCCGCGGCATCGCGGCGGCGGTCGAGCGGCGGCTGCTGGAGGTGGCCTCCGAACGGCCGACTCTGACGATCGTCTAG
- a CDS encoding ABC transporter permease: MREVGAIWLLTTRGISALVSPPYEFRSWLNQMGHLGVSSLGVASVTTLFTGMVLALQTAYSLPELGVKYYIGSVVSKSLTRELGPVLVALIVGGRIGSGMTAELGTMKVTEQVDAMRSMAADPVKKLVVPKLAATLIMLPVLTVLGDLLGILGGLFVAVNQLNLSVGLYVNDVLQTLTMEDVFNGLGKSVFFACFIAIIGCHNGLTASGGAEGVGHATTRTVVWASIMVLVSDFFLTKLFHVLV; this comes from the coding sequence TTGCGAGAGGTAGGCGCCATCTGGCTACTGACTACGCGCGGAATTTCCGCCCTCGTCAGCCCCCCGTACGAGTTCCGGTCATGGCTGAATCAGATGGGTCACCTCGGCGTCAGCTCCCTCGGCGTCGCCTCGGTGACCACTCTGTTCACCGGCATGGTGCTGGCCCTTCAGACCGCGTACAGCCTGCCTGAACTCGGGGTCAAGTACTACATCGGCAGCGTGGTTTCCAAGTCGTTGACCCGGGAACTGGGACCCGTTCTCGTGGCCCTCATCGTCGGCGGCCGGATCGGATCCGGAATGACCGCGGAACTCGGCACGATGAAGGTCACGGAGCAGGTCGACGCCATGCGCTCGATGGCCGCGGATCCCGTAAAGAAGCTGGTTGTTCCGAAGCTCGCGGCAACTCTCATCATGCTGCCCGTGCTCACCGTCCTCGGCGACCTGCTGGGCATTCTCGGCGGCCTGTTCGTCGCTGTGAATCAGTTGAACCTCTCCGTCGGCCTGTACGTCAACGACGTCCTGCAGACCCTCACCATGGAGGACGTCTTCAACGGCCTTGGAAAGTCGGTCTTCTTCGCGTGCTTCATTGCGATCATCGGCTGCCACAACGGCCTGACCGCAAGCGGAGGCGCCGAAGGCGTTGGGCATGCCACCACTCGCACCGTCGTCTGGGCTTCCATCATGGTGCTGGTGTCTGATTTCTTTCTGACGAAGTTGTTCCATGTCCTCGTCTAG